In Xyrauchen texanus isolate HMW12.3.18 chromosome 14, RBS_HiC_50CHRs, whole genome shotgun sequence, the following are encoded in one genomic region:
- the LOC127654695 gene encoding uncharacterized protein C3orf38-like, with the protein MSQLSVKEQSGCRRLLTLLPKEDLLALTDTVTNRLIAVGSTKEAIEAIIAYSQDAEELLKRKKVHRDVIFKYLANEGVAILPNTEKYQLVRKTLEFWSSDEMLKPKIEKNTSASSDKTGDGLSDLAALGKQFCQWFFCLLNSQNPTHGQPVQDWGPQHFWQDVRLRLLLCSGEQRVEEFNGAELVSQRLHALVGEERLLFCPNLEGLGLKCVSSPHGLVFVAVAGTIHRDSACLGIFEQVFGLIRSPLNNNHWKIKFVNVKVDAQSAITDKQLPVITYDSNELLSLCN; encoded by the exons ATGTCACAGTTGTCAGTGAAAGAGCAAAGTGGCTGTAGAAGACTGTTGACATTGTTACCCAAGGAAGACTTGTTGGCCCTTACCGATACAGTTACGAATCGTCTGATAGCTGTAGGGAGTACTAAAG AGGCAATTGAAGCCATCATAGCATACTCTCAGGATGCAGAGGAGCTGCTCAAAAGGAAGAAGGTGCACCGTGATGTCATTTTTAAGTATCTTGCCAATGAAGGAGTTGCTATTCTTCCGAACACGGAGAAATATCAGCTGGTCAGGAAGACCCTTGAGTTTTGGTCATCTGATGAG atgCTAAAGCCAAAAATTGAGAAGAACACATCTGCTTCTTCAGATAAGACTGGAGATGGTCTGTCAGATCTTGCAGCTTTGGGAAAACAGTTTTGCCAGTGGTTCTTCTGCCTTCTCAACTCTCAGAACCCCACACACGGTCAGCCGGTGCAGGACTGGGGTCCTCAGCATTTCTGGCAGGACGTGAGACTTCGGCTTCTGTTATGCTCTGGAGAGCAGCGTGTAGAAGAGTTCAATGGGGCAGAGTTGGTCAGCCAGCGGCTTCATGCTCTTGTGGGAGAAGAACGTCTTTTGTTCTGCCCGAATTTGGAGGGTCTTGGGTTAAAGTGTGTATCTTCACCTCATGGATTGGTGTTTGTGGCTGTGGCTGGGACCATCCACCGTGACAGTGCCTGCCTTGGGATTTTTGAGCAAGTGTTTGGGCTCATTCGCTCACCACTGAACAATAATCATTGGAAGATAAAGTTTGTGAATGTTAAAGTAGATGCACAAAGTGCCATCACTGACAAACAGTTACCAGTAATTACATATGACTCCAACGAGTTGCTAAGCCTTTGCAATTGA